The genomic stretch ttgtcggttcctgattccaaaaacatatagatatgatatgtttggattaaaaacacgctcagaaagttaaaacaaagagaggtacagaaaagcgtgctatccttctcagcgcaactactaccccgctcttcttgtcaatttcactgcctttgccacgagcggtggactgacgatgctacgagtatacgtcttgctgaaaaattgcattgcgttcagtttcattctgtgagttcgacagcttgactaaatgttgtatttttgccttacgcgacttgtttttaaactAAATTTGATCACTGACACCTGTGTCGGTTGACGTAAGTCCTTCATTAGAACACTCCACTCtccacaggaagcagccaggctgtagatatcagtactagatgattaccggcttcgccgggtaccgtcTTTGCCGGGATACCCatgcttcgccgggaagaagtagagccgaatacccggctttgccgggtgagtggcgcaccgtacgcgattgatgccacacgaaggaagggagataaacgcgcaaaacactggagaaggtaaggaagagttactgggaatggatgtacagaaaaaacataaaaaccaaaatcgacgttaaacaccaaataaagaaagaaagaaagactattGCTTTCAACTAGGAAGACGCACAACCCAGACTTGCCAGCGATGGGACGATAAAgtcatgaaaatgaaaaataaacgcctggacagatctgtggtggtttacaagATGGTTTACAAGATGGTTTACATGGGAACAAAAGGTACTTTTTACACATGTTAGGTTTGTGTAGTGATAGCATGAAGTACATCCTCGGTCATCTGGGCACTTAGGAAAAGTTTGAGGCAGGAAGTCCTTCCAGTTTCAGCTTTGCTTTAACACTACGCATTGAGTAGTTATATTGTTGTGATGGAGAGGACAACAAATTCCTTAGAAAAATTCTGTAATGAAAATCTGTGATTTGAGAACTGGATGTATGTTTCAGTTTAACTGTAACTGTGTGCATAATTAGGTCTTCTTTCTGAAGTTTTAGTTGTGctggaatatatatatatatctgtccgTAATGCCGTTAACAAATGAACACAACTCCCAACTTTTTGATGCTCTCAAAATGTGTCTTCCCTTGTTCGCTGACTGAGTTTTCTCAATATTTcatctatttatttatatgCTATTGCTAGGGTGCTTTGAAAGATGATGGAAATAAATTGTCAATGATGGAGGAaaattctgtctttctttctttctctctctctctctcgctctctctttctttcacttCTTGCTAATAAATGTTATGTACATGTTGCAAATGCTTTTTCGGATTGTGTGGACGTAAGTAATTTGTCATCTCTTGTGACGTTTTGTATGACCTTGTCATtgctagagagagaaagaactgtTTGGACAGATCGATATGCATGAATACAAAACACTTTGAATTTCAATAAAACATTGTATAACAATATGgttacgtgtgtgtttgtcagagCTCACTCAGTGCTTGTTTGTTCCAAGGACAGATTGTTAAAAAAAGGCCAAGTCTTAAATCTTCTTCCTTGTAAAAAGTTCActtcagctctctctctctctctctctctctctctctctctctctctctctctctctctctctctctctctctctctctctctctctctctctctctctctctctctctctctctctctctctctccaggtgTGTGCGCCCGCACCCGTGTGTTTGTGAAATCTctcgctcacacacatacacacctgcgcgcgcacacatactgCAACTAAACAGTTAGACCCTTCACAGAGCGGATATCTACCCACACAATCTAGAAAATAGTGGTCGGAGGATAGGGGAACGCATACCAATCTCCGCCCCACATCCCTGGTTTCAAAATGTTACGCCTTTCCGCCCCCTCCTGCTCCgctcaaacaacaacaaaatgttacgCCTTTCCGCCCCCTCCTGCTCCgctcaaacaacaacaaaatgttacgCCTTTCCGCCCCCTCCTGCTCCgctcaaacaacaacaaaatgttacgCCTTTCCGCCCCCTCCTGCTCCgctcaaacaacaacaaaatgttacgCCTTTCCGCCCCCTCCTGCTCCGctcaaacaacaacacaaacaataacatgtaAAAAACAACATCAGCAAAGTAGACATAACAAGTACCTAAATACTTGAAtgaattgttgaaaaacaaaccTAAAGACAGCAAGGTAGACAGAAAGGTAGAAAGAAGGACCTATAAATCCGTACAGGAATTTGTCGATGTTTCCTTGATTTCTCCTTCCATTGTTGAAAGGGTGTCTGTTATCACATGTGCGcgtgcgcacacatacacgcatacacacacacacgcactcgcacgtacgcacgcacgcacgctcgcacgcacacacacacacacgcacacacacacacacacacccacacacactcacacattatTGTTTTCTTTGACAGTCGAAAAGTCATAAAGGATACGTTGAAATTTGCTGCGGAAAAAAAGGCTTTATTTTTGAAATGATAGATGACTTGATTAACAAGTGGAAAAGTCTGGTCAGGGCTACTTCAACACGCTGTAAGGACCTAGTCTGCTTTCAGTCGACTTCAGTCAACTGTCGGCACACTGCCCGGCTTTTTGGCATACTGTCCGTTGGTAAACCGTCAGTCAGTAGAGCGTCCGCCGGCATACTGACCGTGGGTACACCATACACCCCGAACCCTGTCAGACTTTTGCATTTCTCTCATTATAAAATCAGAATCTCCTGATTTGtcaaaggaaaaagaaaagaatattTACTGACATTTAAAAATGCAAAACTATATGTTCTTGTGCTTGTACTTATCGTTTAAGAACAGGATAATACGGCATTGAGTGGCCGTTCATTGGTACGAACGGACGAGCACAGTGAGGCTCAACTTAGCTTTTCCTCGAACAGCACAGTctcatatatctatatatatacgacttgtatctgtgtgtgtgtctgtgtgtgtgtctgtgtatctgtgtattcgccatgtacggccaaagttctcgatggatctgcttcaaatttggtgggcttattcagagagacccgggacacaacctcatcgatgagatatttcaacacgtgctctcagcgcgcagcgctgaaccgattttggttccacctcagctacccgggcccccataccgacacaccaaagccgctacaccacatcacaacgccaaagttctcgctggatctttttcaaatttggacaccgtattcagctacaccccggacacaatatcatcgatgagatatttcaacacgtgctctcagcgcgcagcgctgaactgattttggtttttgtgttcatttcaccattataagtaactcttccttatcttctccagtgtttggcgtttatctcccttccttcgtgtggctttcccgtttgtaagttactattactatttttagaatgtcactgcgctgtccactgcgctgtccacaacgcttcccttgcacccgtaagttgttcttactgtcaaagtgaaaaggtcgaatcaatttatagccacgcgaaaaatacattctcacctatctctatatatttatagatacagatatatatacggcttctctgtgtgtgtgtgtgtttgtgtgtgtgtgtgggcaaaaacctgtgtattgtagagttctgtttgtgatgtggtctagcggcttttgtctctctgtatgttctggcatttgagaagccacagcagataatatagggctaagaaataagctctaaaattctcaatcccgtttgacaggacttcgccttcaaaggtgattgtggtgaaccgccacgctgtctgtctctgtctcgcgattttggtattcctctagtctatatatatatatatacgacttgtgtctgtgtgtctgtgtgtgtgtctgtgtgtgtgtctgtgtatctgtgtatctgtgtattcgccatgcacggccaaagttctcgatggatcggcttcaaatttggtgggcttattcagagagaccccggacacaacctcatcgatgagatatttcaacacgtgctctcagcgcgcagcgctgaaccgattttggttccacctcagctacccgggcccccataccgacacaccaaagccgctacaccacatcacaacgccaaagttttcgctggatctttttcaaatttggacaccgtattcagctacaccccggacacaatatcatcgatgagatatttcaacacgtgctctcagcgcgcagcgctgaactgattttggtttttgtgttcatttcaccattataagtaactcttccttatcttctccagtgtttggcgtttatctcccttccttcgtgtggctttcccgtttgtaagttactattactatttttagaatgtcactgcgctgtccactgcgctgtccacaacgcttcccttgcacccgtaagttgttcttactgtcaaagtgaaaaggtcgaatcaatttatagccacgcgaaaaatacactctcacctatctctatatatttatagatacagatatgcatatatatatatacggcttctctgtgtgtgtgtgtgtgtttgtgtgtgtgtgtgtgtgtgggcaaaaacctgtgtattgtagagttctgtttgtgatgtggtctagcggcttttgtctctctgtatgttctggcatttgagaagccacagcagataatatagggctaagaaataagctctaaaattctcaatcccgtttgacaggacttcgccttcaaaggtgattgtggtgaaccgccacgctgtctgtctctgtctcgcgattcaccccggcgaagccgggtattcctctagtatatatatatatatatcaccagatgaatacccgcttcgccgggtacccggctttgccgggtgagtggcgcaccaatacccggcttcgccgggcgccgcgcaccgtacgcgattgacgccacacgaaggaagggagataaacgcgcaaaacactggagaagataaggaagagttactgggaatggatgtacagaaaaaccaaaatcggttcagcgctgcgcgctgagagcacgcacgtgttcaaaattttcatcgattgtgtccggggtctacctgaatatgcccaccaaatttgaagcagatccatcgagaactttggccgtgaatcgcgaacacacagacagacagatagacagactcacacaagccgtatatagatatagatatgtgCAAAAGGTACCGTACAACAGGTAGCGTAAATAAAATTGCTACATGTCAACTGCACCAGAAAAGGCTTGAAGAACAAGTTCAATAAACACAGTGTGTTTCAAGGCACAGCCATCACCTGAACTTCGCACAGTGTGAGATACTCCCCTGGTGCGTCTGTGATGCGAACGACGCGACCAACGATCggcttgttgtcacacaccagCTCTTCCGTGACGCCAGCAGGCATGACTCCCACGTAGTGGTAACAGCGCGTGAAGGAAGCCCCCGGGTAGACCTCGGGGTCCTTGTCGTACACGTCCACGTCAAAGTCGTGCAGTCTCTCTGctgcaaggggggggggggggggggtggggaagtTGTTGcttagttggttggttgttttgcTCCTTACTTGCTCAGTCAGTCAACCAGTCTCTTAGTTAGTGGATTGCTTAGGAAGTCTGTTAATGAGTTCGTTCTTTAGTTTTTTAGTTGTTAGTCTGTAAGTCGGTCAGTCGGTCAATCAGTCAGTGAGTTAGTCAGTAACTTGGTTGGCAGAaggagaaacaagtcgcgtaaggcgaaaatacaacatttagtcaagtagctgtcgaactcacagaatgaaacggaacgcaatgcaatttttcagcaagaccgtatactcgtagcatcgtcagtccaccgctcatggcaaaggcagtgaaattgacaagaagagcggggtacgtagtacttgcgctgagaaggatagcacacttttctgtacctatcttcgttttaactttctgagcgtgtttttaaaccaaacatatcatatctatatgtttttggaatcaggaaccgacaaggaataagatgaaggtgtttttaaattgatttcgacaatttaattttgataataatttttatatttttaattttcagagcttgtttttaatccaaatataacatatttatatgtttttggaatcagaaaatgatggagaataagatgaacgtaaatttgaatcgttttataaaaacaataatttttttacaattttcagatttttaacgaccaaagtcattaattaatttttaagccaccaagctgaaatgcaataccgaagtccgggcttcgtcaaagattacttgaccaaaatttcaaccaatttggttgaaaaatgagagggtgacagtgccgcctcaactttcacgaaaagccggatatgacgtcatcaaagacatttatcaaaaaaccgaaaaaaacgttcggggatatcaatcccaggaactctcatggaaaatttcataaagatcggtcaagtagtttagtctgaatcgctctacacacacacacagacagacacacacacgcacatacaccacgaccctcgtttcgattccccctcgatgttaaaacatttagtcaaaacttgactaaatgtaaaaaggtcaaCATGTGACCCCAACTCACGACAACAGTCCGCCCTGGCAGTGATGATGACGGACAAGATGGCGTAGCATGCTTCCAGGTCCACCTGCCACCAGCTTCTCTCTCCAGCGGCTGCTTCTGTATGAGTACATTGAAAGCGTCTGCTGTGATTGACAGTGGCGTAGTTGTGGAAACTACCGTCGTTTGCTTTCGTAGCAGTGTGATTTCTGGTGGAGCTCTGGCTGGCCGGCCTGTGCACCGCCATATTGCTGGCTTCCACTGCAAAAAACAAGCAGAAGACATTTTTGGGTCATGTCTACACTAATTGGTAACACGGCAAAACATAAATGAAGACATTTTAGGTCAGGTCTACATTTTAGTTGCACGGTTGCGTTCGTATAAATACCGACTCTGCCGCAAGGCATTAG from Littorina saxatilis isolate snail1 linkage group LG16, US_GU_Lsax_2.0, whole genome shotgun sequence encodes the following:
- the LOC138950961 gene encoding fucolectin-6-like → MSLQQFVKILSVFTLATEACQPRASQFKMNTSLANWVHPDHLLFQSSALSRLGCAMQCSKTPSCVSFTYPGSLHTPGTCRGHSTRHFSVGDAQPTLRVSTYLMKEVEASNMAVHRPASQSSTRNHTATKANDGSFHNYATVNHSRRFQCTHTEAAAGERSWWQVDLEACYAILSVIITARADCCPERLHDFDVDVYDKDPEVYPGASFTRCYHYVGVMPAGVTEELVCDNKPIVGRVVRITDAPGEYLTLCEVQVMAVP